Proteins from a genomic interval of Orbaceae bacterium lpD02:
- the groL gene encoding chaperonin GroEL (60 kDa chaperone family; promotes refolding of misfolded polypeptides especially under stressful conditions; forms two stacked rings of heptamers to form a barrel-shaped 14mer; ends can be capped by GroES; misfolded proteins enter the barrel where they are refolded when GroES binds), with protein sequence MAAKDVKFGSDARVKMLRGVNVLADAVKVTLGPKGRNVVLDKSFGSPVITKDGVSVAREIELEDKFENMGAQMVKEVASKANDAAGDGTTTATVLAQSIVNEGLKAVAAGMNPMDLKRGIDKAVIAAVEELKKLSAPCSDSKAIAQVGTISANSDETVGTLIAKAMEKVGKEGVITVEDGTGLQDELDVVEGMQFDRGYLSPYFINKPETATVELDSPFILLVDKKISNIRELLPVLEAVAKAGKSLLIIAEDVEGEALATLVVNTMRGIVKVAAVKAPGFGDRRKAMLQDIAILTAGTVISEEIGLELEKATLEDLGQAKRVVINKDNTTIIDGIGEQSLIEARVTQIRGQIEESTSDYDKEKLQERVAKLAGGVAVIKVGAATEVEMKEKKARVEDALHATRAAVEEGVVAGGGVALIRAASSITNLKGDNEDQNVGIKVALRAMEAPLRQIVANCGEEASVVANNIKAGKGNYGYNATTEEYGDMIAMGILDPTKVTRSALQYAASIAGLMITTECMIAELPKEDKVDMGAAGMGGMGGMGGMM encoded by the coding sequence ATGGCAGCTAAAGATGTAAAATTTGGTAGTGACGCGCGCGTAAAAATGCTTCGTGGCGTAAATGTACTTGCTGATGCAGTTAAAGTAACGTTAGGCCCAAAGGGTCGCAATGTTGTTTTAGATAAATCATTTGGTTCACCAGTGATTACTAAAGATGGTGTGTCAGTTGCGCGCGAAATCGAATTAGAAGATAAATTCGAAAATATGGGTGCACAGATGGTTAAAGAAGTGGCATCAAAAGCAAATGATGCAGCTGGTGACGGTACAACAACGGCAACAGTTCTTGCTCAGTCTATCGTAAATGAAGGTTTAAAAGCGGTGGCTGCGGGCATGAATCCAATGGATTTAAAACGTGGTATCGATAAAGCGGTTATTGCTGCAGTTGAAGAGCTTAAAAAGTTATCTGCCCCATGTTCTGATTCGAAAGCAATTGCGCAAGTTGGTACAATCTCAGCTAACTCTGATGAAACTGTTGGTACCTTAATTGCTAAAGCAATGGAAAAAGTAGGTAAAGAAGGCGTCATTACCGTTGAAGACGGAACAGGCTTACAGGACGAATTAGATGTTGTTGAAGGGATGCAATTTGATCGTGGTTACTTATCACCTTATTTCATCAATAAACCTGAAACTGCAACGGTTGAATTAGATAGTCCGTTCATTTTACTGGTTGATAAGAAAATTTCTAATATTCGTGAATTATTACCAGTGCTTGAAGCTGTCGCTAAAGCAGGGAAATCACTCTTAATCATCGCTGAAGATGTTGAAGGCGAAGCATTAGCGACATTAGTGGTTAATACTATGCGCGGTATTGTTAAAGTTGCAGCGGTTAAAGCACCTGGTTTTGGTGATCGTCGTAAAGCAATGTTGCAAGATATTGCGATTTTAACTGCTGGTACTGTTATTTCGGAAGAAATTGGTCTTGAGCTTGAAAAAGCAACCCTTGAAGATTTAGGTCAAGCGAAACGTGTTGTGATTAATAAAGATAACACAACAATCATCGATGGCATTGGTGAGCAATCACTTATCGAAGCTCGTGTTACACAAATTCGTGGCCAAATTGAAGAATCAACGTCAGACTATGATAAAGAGAAACTTCAAGAACGTGTTGCTAAATTAGCTGGCGGCGTTGCCGTTATTAAAGTTGGCGCAGCAACTGAAGTTGAAATGAAAGAGAAAAAAGCACGTGTTGAAGATGCTCTGCATGCAACTCGCGCAGCAGTTGAAGAAGGTGTTGTTGCTGGTGGTGGTGTTGCACTTATTCGCGCAGCAAGCTCAATTACTAACTTAAAAGGCGACAATGAAGATCAAAACGTAGGCATTAAAGTAGCGTTACGTGCGATGGAAGCGCCATTACGTCAAATCGTTGCTAACTGTGGCGAAGAAGCGTCGGTAGTTGCTAATAACATCAAAGCGGGTAAAGGTAACTATGGTTATAACGCGACAACTGAAGAATACGGCGATATGATTGCCATGGGAATTTTAGATCCAACTAAAGTAACACGTAGTGCATTGCAATACGCGGCATCAATTGCGGGTCTGATGATCACAACAGAATGTATGATTGCTGAATTACCAAAAGAAGATAAAGTAGACATGGGCGCAGCTGGAATGGGCGGCATGGGTGGTATGGGCGGAATGATGTAA
- a CDS encoding manganese efflux pump MntP family protein, which produces MNFWTILLLAFAMSTDAFAVAICKGTSLNVYRFTDALKVGVLFGIIEAITPAIGWLLGYIAVQYIEQWDHWIIFVLMLCLGARMIYNSFKKEECVADSQQNGSRIMLILTAISTSIDAFAVGVGLAFAAVNIAYAASMIGLVTCIMVTIGILLGAKIGCIIGKKAELLGGLVLIAIGVSTLYQHLVV; this is translated from the coding sequence ATGAATTTTTGGACTATATTATTATTAGCTTTTGCTATGTCAACCGATGCTTTTGCGGTGGCGATTTGTAAAGGCACATCACTTAACGTTTATCGTTTCACTGATGCACTAAAAGTCGGCGTCTTATTTGGTATTATCGAGGCAATAACTCCTGCTATTGGTTGGCTATTAGGTTATATTGCGGTGCAATATATCGAACAATGGGATCATTGGATTATTTTCGTACTGATGCTCTGTTTAGGCGCACGTATGATTTATAACAGCTTTAAAAAAGAAGAGTGCGTTGCAGATTCACAACAAAATGGTTCACGAATTATGTTGATCCTAACGGCTATTTCGACGAGTATTGATGCCTTTGCGGTAGGGGTTGGGCTTGCTTTTGCGGCAGTTAATATTGCCTATGCTGCCAGCATGATTGGTTTAGTGACATGTATCATGGTAACGATAGGTATTTTATTAGGTGCAAAAATAGGTTGTATTATTGGTAAAAAAGCCGAGTTATTAGGTGGGTTAGTACTGATTGCCATTGGTGTTTCAACGCTTTATCAACATCTAGTGGTATGA
- a CDS encoding tetratricopeptide repeat protein, translating into MFKSLLYIIICWSSLIGLTACQFTAEQQQEFNPELAALARLKLGLGYLAQAKDTTDKSNEDIKLAHYNLTLANKYSPNNPNVMLGMALFDQHVGERQEADVIYQTIIKLAPTNGLYRIHYGSFLCGTGRYQEAQTQYKIATTLNRPQWKMDGLEQLGYCAIQNGDIAQANQAFKSLFQYNPNKRQDVIGMAEVYRQQGDTQIARYLLTVCK; encoded by the coding sequence ATGTTTAAGTCACTATTATATATCATAATATGCTGGTCATCACTTATTGGTTTAACTGCTTGTCAGTTTACTGCTGAGCAGCAACAAGAGTTCAATCCTGAACTTGCCGCGCTAGCAAGGTTAAAGTTGGGTTTAGGTTATTTAGCTCAAGCCAAGGATACGACCGATAAATCCAATGAAGATATTAAACTAGCTCACTATAATCTTACCTTAGCGAATAAATACTCACCGAATAACCCGAATGTCATGCTTGGCATGGCGCTATTTGATCAGCACGTAGGTGAGCGTCAAGAAGCCGATGTTATTTATCAAACAATTATTAAACTTGCACCTACTAATGGTTTATATCGCATTCACTATGGTTCATTTTTATGCGGTACTGGCCGCTATCAAGAAGCACAGACACAATACAAAATAGCCACTACTCTTAACCGCCCACAATGGAAGATGGACGGGTTGGAGCAACTTGGCTATTGCGCAATACAAAACGGTGATATTGCTCAAGCTAACCAAGCATTTAAGTCGCTATTTCAATATAACCCAAACAAACGGCAAGATGTGATAGGCATGGCCGAGGTATATCGACAACAAGGTGACACACAAATTGCAAGATATTTATTAACCGTTTGCAAATAA
- a CDS encoding bifunctional tRNA (adenosine(37)-C2)-methyltransferase TrmG/ribosomal RNA large subunit methyltransferase RlmN: MSTVNLDSAQIEPCHSSLTTSDNSSDKVNLLDFTRPQLREFFNNMGEKPFRADQVMKWIYHFGHDDFELMTDINKKLRDKLKTIAEIKAPQVAQEQRSSDGTIKWALDVGNNQLIECVYIPERDRATLCVSSQVGCALACNFCSTAQQGFNRNLRVSEIIGQVWRASKIIGVTGKLVDRPITNVVMMGMGEPLLNLSNVVPAMEIMLDDFAYGLSKRRVTLSTSGVVPALDKMAGMIDVALAISLHAPNDDIRSQIMPINDKYNMATLRESIHRYLAVSNANHGKVTIEYVLLNQVNDGIEHAHQLAQFLKNTPCKINLIPWNPFPGAPYSRSSNTRIDRFMKTLMEYGFTVIVRKTRGDDIDAACGQLAGDVLDRTKRTKLVTSPLSQSFIDIRQ; encoded by the coding sequence ATGTCCACAGTTAATTTAGACAGTGCTCAAATTGAGCCATGTCATTCATCGCTTACAACTAGTGATAACTCATCAGATAAAGTCAATTTATTAGATTTTACTCGCCCGCAATTACGAGAGTTTTTCAACAATATGGGAGAAAAACCTTTCCGTGCGGATCAAGTTATGAAATGGATTTACCATTTTGGTCATGATGATTTTGAGTTAATGACAGATATCAATAAAAAACTGAGAGATAAGCTCAAAACGATTGCTGAAATTAAAGCGCCACAAGTTGCACAGGAGCAGCGGTCATCTGATGGCACAATAAAATGGGCACTCGATGTTGGCAATAATCAACTAATTGAATGTGTTTACATCCCTGAACGCGACAGAGCAACGTTATGTGTCTCTTCGCAAGTAGGTTGTGCATTAGCCTGTAATTTCTGCTCTACTGCCCAGCAAGGATTTAATCGTAATCTACGTGTGTCTGAAATTATCGGCCAAGTATGGCGCGCATCAAAAATTATTGGCGTCACTGGCAAACTTGTCGATCGCCCAATCACCAATGTTGTGATGATGGGAATGGGCGAGCCTTTACTCAATTTATCAAATGTTGTCCCAGCAATGGAGATCATGCTAGATGATTTTGCTTATGGATTATCAAAGCGACGAGTAACATTATCTACATCTGGAGTGGTGCCAGCATTGGATAAAATGGCTGGCATGATTGATGTTGCACTTGCTATATCATTGCATGCGCCAAATGATGATATTCGTAGCCAAATTATGCCAATTAATGATAAATATAATATGGCAACTTTACGTGAATCCATTCACCGTTACCTGGCCGTATCAAATGCAAACCATGGTAAAGTGACGATAGAGTATGTATTGCTTAATCAAGTTAATGATGGCATTGAACATGCGCACCAGCTTGCGCAGTTTTTAAAAAATACACCATGCAAGATTAATTTAATTCCATGGAATCCGTTTCCAGGGGCCCCTTACTCACGTAGCTCTAACACCCGTATTGATCGATTTATGAAAACATTAATGGAATACGGTTTTACGGTCATTGTGCGCAAAACGCGTGGAGATGATATTGATGCAGCTTGCGGACAGCTAGCGGGTGACGTACTAGATAGGACTAAGCGAACAAAATTAGTTACATCACCATTATCTCAGTCCTTTATTGATATCAGGCAATAA
- a CDS encoding M15 family metallopeptidase produces MKKYSLLILIILPFITMANTIPLEKLLGQFNEKLDDKFIALDKTELPVNKSGMYLQKEPTEQLIKAYHAFKKQYPNNPFIVVSATRNYNYQSGIWQRKWNALFPKLKNEQETAKDILKYSSMPGSSRHHWGTDIDITSVSSDYFHKTAKGKVLYQWLLDNMPKYGFCQPFSEGRVGGYNPEEWHWSYKPIAKNYLQQYKETLQQNSEVIISKLNFAGHDKIKLATLLQEYVLDVSPDCY; encoded by the coding sequence ATGAAAAAATACAGTTTATTAATTTTAATCATATTACCCTTTATTACTATGGCAAATACAATTCCGTTAGAAAAACTGCTTGGCCAGTTCAATGAAAAATTAGATGATAAGTTTATCGCACTAGATAAAACCGAGCTACCGGTTAATAAATCAGGCATGTATCTACAAAAAGAGCCAACAGAGCAGCTAATCAAAGCCTATCATGCTTTTAAAAAGCAATATCCAAATAATCCATTTATCGTTGTAAGCGCTACACGTAATTACAATTATCAAAGTGGTATTTGGCAGCGTAAATGGAATGCCCTTTTCCCTAAGTTAAAAAATGAGCAAGAGACGGCAAAAGATATCCTAAAGTATTCATCAATGCCAGGGAGTTCAAGGCATCATTGGGGAACAGATATTGATATTACCAGTGTCTCATCAGATTATTTTCATAAAACTGCCAAAGGAAAAGTTCTATATCAATGGTTACTAGACAATATGCCAAAATATGGCTTTTGTCAGCCTTTTAGTGAAGGGCGTGTTGGTGGATATAATCCTGAAGAGTGGCACTGGTCATATAAACCAATCGCTAAAAATTATCTCCAGCAGTATAAGGAAACACTACAACAGAATAGTGAAGTGATAATATCTAAGTTAAATTTTGCTGGCCACGATAAAATTAAACTAGCAACGCTTTTACAAGAATACGTGCTTGATGTTAGCCCAGATTGTTACTAA
- a CDS encoding ATP-binding protein: MNRRLFWKILIIFWGIFYLTFQLTWVGLTFYLESREHRIYYHIPTKVEMIAQLLQISGEKEAANFISHLPEPERGCFFITLFNPQDGHLELTSDKLNSSSFIYQKTSTAPDGKMYLISYQNNDNSSKGTIFNMPIPMFLMGIAGGLLFSLFLAWNLTRPMKLLRHGFHQVSQGDLSVRLFDKLKNRHDELSELAKDFDSMVEQLHILISDRQSLLHDVSHELRTPLARLQLAIGLAQQNKNNIDNSLQRIELESQRLDTLIGEILNYSRTEIRNPLDEYFDLKDLLTVVVADATYEATPQRIMINFTYTSLIHPIIKGNSEQIRRAVENILRNAIRFSKPEQQVDLELKESGRYLQIDISDHGPGIEEHKLSSIFEPFVRIQSPQVAKGYGLGLAIARKIIVMHNGTIQARNRDSGGLIMTIKLPYWRT, encoded by the coding sequence ATGAATAGGCGCCTATTTTGGAAAATCCTCATTATTTTCTGGGGAATTTTCTATCTTACTTTTCAACTTACCTGGGTTGGCCTCACTTTTTATCTTGAAAGTCGTGAGCACCGGATCTATTACCATATTCCTACCAAAGTTGAAATGATTGCACAATTGTTGCAAATTTCTGGTGAGAAAGAGGCAGCTAATTTTATTTCTCATCTCCCGGAGCCGGAGCGTGGATGCTTCTTTATTACGTTATTTAATCCACAAGATGGGCATCTTGAACTGACTTCCGATAAGTTAAATAGTAGTTCTTTTATCTACCAGAAAACATCGACGGCTCCAGACGGGAAAATGTATCTAATCTCTTATCAAAACAATGATAATAGTAGCAAAGGTACAATATTTAACATGCCAATACCGATGTTTTTGATGGGAATTGCAGGCGGGTTATTATTTAGTCTATTTTTGGCTTGGAACTTAACTAGACCGATGAAACTACTTCGGCACGGTTTTCATCAGGTATCACAAGGTGATTTGTCTGTCAGATTATTTGATAAGCTGAAAAATCGCCATGATGAGTTGAGCGAGCTTGCAAAAGATTTTGACTCAATGGTTGAACAACTTCATATTTTGATTTCCGATCGACAATCGCTATTGCACGATGTTTCTCATGAACTACGCACACCATTGGCTCGTTTACAGCTCGCAATAGGTCTTGCTCAACAAAATAAAAACAATATTGATAATTCATTACAACGTATTGAGTTAGAATCACAACGTTTAGACACATTAATCGGTGAGATATTAAACTATTCTAGAACAGAAATCCGCAACCCACTCGATGAATATTTTGATCTTAAGGATCTCCTTACTGTTGTGGTTGCAGATGCTACATATGAAGCAACGCCGCAAAGAATCATGATTAATTTTACATATACTTCACTTATTCATCCGATAATTAAAGGCAATTCAGAGCAGATTCGTCGAGCAGTCGAAAATATTCTTCGTAATGCCATTCGTTTTTCTAAGCCAGAACAGCAAGTTGATTTAGAATTAAAAGAGAGCGGTCGCTATTTACAAATTGATATAAGTGATCATGGGCCAGGCATTGAAGAACATAAGCTATCGAGTATTTTTGAACCTTTTGTACGAATTCAATCCCCTCAAGTAGCTAAAGGGTACGGTTTAGGGCTAGCCATCGCAAGGAAGATAATTGTCATGCATAACGGCACGATACAGGCACGTAATAGGGACTCTGGCGGTTTAATTATGACGATTAAGCTTCCGTATTGGCGAACTTAA
- a CDS encoding response regulator transcription factor, protein MINILLIDDDVELSQMLSEYLTNESFKVTAVHTGQEGIDQALSGKFKAVILDIMLPDINGIDVLKSIRQAINIPVIMLTAKGDNIDRVLGLELGADDYVPKPCYPRELLARLRAVLRRVDEQASQNQGEVDNKKYELHNLVLDIPQRQCRWNDIIIELTSTEFNLLALLVKNQDRVVTKEELSEDGLGRARELYDRSVDVHISNIRQKLHQLTKDAVTIETIRAVGYRIR, encoded by the coding sequence ATGATTAATATTTTATTGATTGACGATGATGTTGAGCTTTCACAAATGTTGAGTGAGTATTTAACTAATGAGAGTTTTAAAGTAACAGCTGTTCATACAGGACAAGAAGGTATTGATCAAGCATTATCAGGTAAGTTTAAAGCGGTAATTTTAGATATTATGCTGCCAGATATTAATGGTATTGATGTTCTAAAGAGTATTCGTCAAGCGATTAATATTCCAGTTATTATGCTTACAGCAAAAGGTGACAATATTGATCGAGTTCTAGGATTAGAATTAGGTGCTGATGACTACGTACCAAAGCCCTGCTATCCACGAGAACTCTTAGCAAGACTAAGAGCGGTGTTGAGACGTGTTGATGAGCAAGCCTCACAAAATCAAGGTGAAGTTGATAATAAAAAATACGAACTGCATAATCTAGTGCTTGATATCCCTCAGAGACAGTGCCGTTGGAATGATATTATTATTGAACTAACCTCTACTGAGTTTAACTTACTCGCTTTATTAGTTAAGAATCAAGATAGAGTTGTAACAAAAGAAGAGTTATCAGAGGATGGTTTGGGTCGAGCAAGAGAACTTTATGACCGAAGTGTTGATGTTCATATTAGCAATATTCGTCAGAAATTACACCAGCTTACCAAAGATGCTGTAACTATTGAAACGATACGAGCTGTTGGCTACAGAATTAGATAG
- the gmhB gene encoding D-glycero-beta-D-manno-heptose 1,7-bisphosphate 7-phosphatase, with product MKPAIFLDRDGTINIDYNYVHTIDDFHFIDGVIEAMAELKRMGFLLVITTNQSGIARGIFSKEQFETLTEWMDWSLIDRGVEIDGVYYCPHDPSNSDCECRKPKPGMIFAAKKNLDIDIANSYMVGDRISDLLSGKNAGVKKTVLVRTGDAVTTEAEQQADWIIDSLAQLPNKIKNEQSI from the coding sequence ATGAAACCTGCAATTTTTCTCGACCGTGACGGTACAATTAACATTGATTATAATTATGTCCATACCATTGATGATTTCCATTTCATTGATGGTGTCATAGAGGCAATGGCAGAGCTAAAAAGAATGGGTTTTTTACTGGTGATCACGACTAATCAATCAGGTATTGCTAGAGGAATATTTTCTAAGGAACAGTTTGAGACATTAACTGAATGGATGGATTGGTCATTAATCGATCGAGGCGTCGAAATTGACGGTGTCTATTATTGCCCGCACGATCCAAGTAATTCGGATTGTGAATGCCGTAAACCTAAACCTGGAATGATTTTTGCTGCTAAAAAAAATTTAGACATTGATATTGCTAATTCATATATGGTCGGCGATCGAATCTCAGATCTACTTTCTGGCAAAAATGCGGGTGTAAAAAAAACAGTGCTTGTACGTACGGGAGACGCTGTTACTACAGAGGCTGAGCAACAAGCCGATTGGATTATTGATAGCCTTGCTCAGTTGCCTAATAAGATAAAAAATGAGCAATCGATATGA
- the metN gene encoding methionine ABC transporter ATP-binding protein MetN: MIRLENIFKTFIHNKKPIYALKDININVPKGQIYGVIGKSGAGKSTLIRCVNLLEKPTSGKVFVDNQELTKLSNGQLIHARRKISMIFQHFNLLSSRTVFENIAFPLELEGSTRKNIKAKVNELLELVGLSEKANVYPANLSGGQKQRVAIARALANDPKVLLCDEATSALDPETTRSILQLLKNINKKLGLTILLITHEMDVVKQICDQVAVISDGRLVEQAPIGEMFSNAKTDIARQFIQSTLHLNIPDDYRRKLSPIHEEGLYPLLRLEFSGICVDKPLLSQAAKEFNIDNNIISAQMDYAGGAKFGIMLTEMIGSPINTKNAIQFLQNNNTKVEVLGYV, translated from the coding sequence ATGATAAGACTAGAAAATATTTTTAAAACATTCATTCATAATAAAAAACCTATTTATGCATTGAAAGATATCAATATTAATGTACCTAAGGGTCAAATATATGGTGTCATAGGAAAATCTGGGGCAGGGAAAAGCACGCTGATTCGTTGCGTTAATTTATTGGAAAAACCAACAAGCGGCAAAGTGTTTGTTGATAATCAAGAATTGACTAAGCTATCAAATGGGCAATTAATCCATGCCCGCCGAAAAATTAGCATGATTTTTCAACACTTTAATTTGCTTTCCTCCAGGACGGTATTCGAAAATATTGCCTTCCCTTTAGAGTTAGAAGGAAGCACTAGGAAAAATATCAAAGCTAAAGTTAACGAGCTTTTAGAATTAGTGGGCTTAAGCGAAAAAGCAAATGTCTATCCAGCAAATTTATCTGGAGGACAAAAACAGCGTGTAGCAATCGCTAGAGCACTTGCAAATGATCCCAAAGTATTGCTATGTGATGAAGCAACGAGTGCTCTTGATCCAGAAACAACGCGCTCAATCCTACAATTATTGAAAAATATTAATAAAAAATTGGGATTAACAATCTTATTAATCACTCATGAAATGGACGTGGTAAAACAGATTTGTGACCAAGTCGCCGTAATTAGTGACGGACGGCTAGTTGAACAAGCGCCAATAGGTGAAATGTTTTCAAATGCGAAAACAGACATTGCGAGACAGTTTATTCAATCAACGCTACATCTAAACATACCTGATGACTATCGACGTAAGTTATCGCCAATCCATGAAGAAGGCTTATACCCTTTATTAAGACTTGAGTTTTCTGGCATTTGTGTTGACAAACCACTATTATCTCAAGCTGCCAAAGAGTTTAATATTGATAATAATATTATCAGTGCTCAAATGGATTATGCTGGCGGCGCAAAATTTGGCATCATGTTAACCGAAATGATCGGCAGCCCTATTAATACTAAGAATGCAATTCAGTTTTTACAAAACAACAATACAAAGGTAGAGGTTCTTGGTTATGTCTAG